The stretch of DNA GCCGAATCCAGAGCCAGGCGCCAGCCGGATTCCTGACGACTGATCCACACCCTGCTCCGTCCGAACTGAAGCAGCCGGACTTCACCGGGGGGCGTGGGCAGATAGTTCCAGACGCTCCCGACACCGGCTCCTTCAATAATGCGATCGTTCATGTTCATCAGTGTAAATAAAAACTGGTCAATTGGCTATCCTTATGTTTATACTGGTCAGCAAATGATGTATCGAATATTAAATGTTCGTCAGGTTCCCGGGGAGGACTTCAAGGTCTGGTTCACCGATGATTACTGGGATCTGTTTCTCTGGATCGACAGAAACAAGCGAATCAGTTCGTTTCAGCTTGGCTATGGAAAACCCTCGGAGGAGCAGATGTTGATCTGGCGCAGGGGCGGCGGCCTCACTGCCGCCAGGGTCAGTGACGGCGAGGAAACCCTCACAGAAAACCGGACCCCCCTGCTCACGGAAACCAGTGACTATGATCTGGATTCGGTAATCGAACGCTTTTCAGGGGACAGCAAAAAAATCAATTCAAAAATCGCCGACTTTGTCGTATCCACCCTCACGCGCTACCGTCAGGCTCAGAGACGCCTGTAGGCGGAAGCGTAAATTCTCAAAGGGGCGGGATAGCCCTCTACGGTCCGCCCGGGGTCTTCCGGATCCAGGAAACTCTCCAGGGACTGGGTGTCCACCCATTCGGTTTTTCGCTGCTCAGTGTGGGTCATGGAAAAAGCTTCATGGATGCGGACCTTCTCAAAACCGCTCCGTTCCAGCATGTTCTTCAGGGCCTTGACCGTGGGAAGGAACCACCATCCCGGGGCCTTCATATAGCGCTTTCCCGGAAAGAGACAGGACTCATCCCCGCCTGGAATTCCGGCGGTTTCAATCACCAGATGTGCCCCGGGCTGCATGGCCGCCGCCAGGTTTTCCAGGGCCATAAGGGGATGCCGCCGGTGATACAGAACTCCCATGAAGAAAACCAGGTCGAAGAAGGGACCGTACAGGGCAAGGTCATCCACACCGAAGAGCTCGAAGGCCAGACGCCTGTCCCGATAAAACTTGCGGTTCAGGTAATAATAGAAGAAGTAGCGCTCCACCGGTTCGCAGCCGATCACCAGGGAGGGATCGTGTTCCAGCATCCGGTACATGTAGTAGAGGTTGTTGCAGCCCACATCCGCGACTCGGCATCCCCGGATATCCGGATTCGCAAGTTCCATAACCCGCCGCCACTTGATATCGCTTCTCCACTCGGCGTCCACCTCAATGCCGGCATACGAGAAAGGTCCCTTCCGCCAGGACTTGAGATCCTCCAGCGCTCCCCGCAGAACCCGTTTCTCCCCGGGGTCCGGACTGAGATCTTCACCAAAACAGACGACGCCGTCGCGTATACCGAAGTCGTCTGTGGAGAAAACCGGCAGCCGTACGGCATTCCGCCACCAGCGCCTGTTGTAGGGGCGGTTCAGCTGACTGCTCATGCTTTCCCGCAGGGCGGCGACCTTTTCCGCATTTTCCCGGGGCAGGGATAACCTGTCCTCAGCCCACTGGTCAAGATACTCTCGGCTAAAATCGACGGATACCACGGAGACCCTCAGCGTTTGAGACAGATAAAGGAAGAAAAATTATACCAGCAGAAGAACCGGTCCACCGAGGCGAATCCTGTGTCGAAAAAGAGGGCCTCCTCTTCCTGGACCGAATAGGGAATCAGAACATTCTCCAGGGCTTCCCGCTTCTGGGAGATCTCCAGCTCCGAGTAGCCGTTGGCCCGCTTGAAATCATAGTATTTGTCTATGAATATGCGGCTCATGTCCGTATGGCTCTGGGTAGTTTTGTCGGAAACGATAAGGATTCCGTTGTGCTCCAGGGATTCGTAGATTTTCCGCACAAGGGCTTCCCGCTTCAGGGGAGAAACAAACTGCAGGGTATAGTTCATCAGGATCACGCTGGCTTTATCCAGCGAGGTATCCTCGATAGACTCGTTGCGAATCACGACGGGAGAATCCTCTCCGTACATCTCCTCCAGTTTTTCCCGGGCCCGCTGGCACATGGCCGGCGAATTGTCCACCCCGACAAGAGAAACGGAATCGAATCCCTTCGCCTTCAGGGCTTCTGCAGCCAGGATCGTACCCGTTGCGGTAGAACAGCCGAGATCATACAGTATGCTCCCGGCCTGGTAGAACTCAGCGCTCAGGGAGGCACTCATCTGTTCGACCTGACGATACCAGGGAATGGAACGGTCGGCCATATCGTCAAATACCCGGGCCACTTCGCTGTTGAACACGAAGGGCGCAACGCCGGGCATCGGGGTGTCGAATATCCGGTCCCGGGGCATCAGTTCATCTCGAAGCCGCCGTCCACGTTGAGGGTCTGGCCGGTCATGTAGTTGGACTCTTCGGAACAGAGGAACAGTACGGCATCGGCCATCTCGTCGGGCAGTCCGGGACGGAGGAGAGGAATCTTTCCTATAAGCCGGTCCACCTCCGCCTGGGCCTTTTCTTCTCCCACACTGCTGATCTTGTCCTGCACATTCCTGCGCCACATGGGGGTATCAACGACACTGGGAGAAACGGCGTTTACATTTATGCTGTAGGGAGCCAGGGCCAGGGCTACCGACTGGGTCAGACTGATAACAGCCGCCTTGGACGAGGCGTAGTGGATCTGCAAGGGCCTGCCTGAACGTCCGGAGATGGAGGAGAAGTTCACGATTTTGCCGAAACACTGACCGGCTTTCGTCTTTCCCACCAGGTCCTCGGGAACGCGTTTTACCATCTCCTTTGCCACGGCCTGCATCAGAAAAGCAGCACCCTTCTGGTTTATATCTATTACAAAGTCCCAGTCCTTCTCGGTAACATCGAGAAACCACTTGCTCTGTACCACCCCGGCGGTGTTTACCAGGATATCGATAGACTTCAGCTCCTCCACGGCCTTGGCCACAGCAGAGTAAATCTCGTCCACCGAGGCAAGGTTGACCTTAAGTGCGAAGGCATCGCCCCCGGCGTTCTTTATTTCCGCGACAGTTTCGGCCAGGGCTTCCTCGGAAACATCCGCCGCGGCGACTTTACAGCCTTCGGCGGCAAGACGTAGTGCGCAGCTGCGCCCTATGCCTGAACCGGCGCCGGAAACCAGGGCGGTTTTCCCGGTAAATCTGGAATAATTTTTCATGCTGTTTCCTCCTTGAAAGCCCCATTCTGCCACATTAGCTGATCCCAGTAAAGCACAGCTGAATTCAAAAGGGCCCGCTGCAGCTGCAGCGGACCCCGGAAAAGGAGGCAATCGGCAGTCCTAACCTTTCAGTCCTGTTGTCGTTATACCCTCAACAAAATATCGCTGGGCGAAAAAGAAGATCAGGATCGGCGGAATCATGGTAAGCAGGGACATGGCCATGAGCTGGTTCCAGCTTATGGCGTCGGTTATATCCATGGACATCCGCAAGGCCAGGGATAGGGGATACTTCTTGACGCTGTTGATGTAGATAAGGGGATTCAGAAAGTCATTCCAGCGCCAGATAAACTGGAAAATTCCGGCGGAAAAGAGAGCCGGCTTCAGCAGCGGAGCCATAATCCGGGTAAAGATGGTAAAGGAGTTACAGCCGTCGATATAGGCGGACTCATCCAGCTCTTTTGGAATTCCCCGGATAAACTGCACCATCATGAAAATAAAGAAGGAGTAGGTGGCAAACATCGCCGGGACAATAAAGGGCAGATAGGTGTTCAGCCAGCCCAGGCTCCGGAACAGAATGTACCGGGGTATGATGATCACCGCGTTGGGCAGCATGAGCTGGGAGATCATCAGTATAAACAGGAGCTTCTTGAAAGGAAAGCGGAAGCGGGCGAAACCGTAGCCCACCAGAGCGCTGGAAACAATCGTTCCCAGAACGGTGGGAATAACCATCAAAAAGGTGTTGATAAAGAAGGTCCCGTAGGAATACTGCCCGGATCCCTGCCACCCCCTGGCATAGGCATCGGTAACCAGCTCTCCGGGGATAAGTCCCAGGGAGGTAAAAATCTCCTGGTTTGTCCGGAACGAGGAGGCAAAGAGCCACAGCAGGGGATAGACCATTACCAGACCCAGCAGGGAAAGAAAGATGTAGGCCGCAATCTTGTTCTGTTTTATATCAACTCTCATCTCAGTTCTCCCCGTCTTCATAGTGGGTCCAGTAGGGCGACGATTTGAATACCATCGCTGTAAAGGCCATCATTATGGCAAAGAGAATCCACGACAAGGCGGATGCATAGCCCATCTTGAAGAAATTAAAGGCGTTTTCGTAGATCATGAGGCCATAGAGGTAGGTCGCCTTCATGGGACCGCCGTTGGTAATGACAAAGGCGGGGGTAAACTGCTGGAAGGCGTTTACCATCTGCATGATCAGGTTAAAGAAGATCATGGGGGTAATCAGGGGCAGGGTAATATTCATAAATGTCCGGATCCGGCCGGAGCCGTCCACCGTGGCAGCGTCATACAGATCCCGGGGGATCTGCTTGAGGCCCGCAAGAAAGATTACCATGGACGAACCGAACTGCCATACCGTCAGGAGACTTATAGTATAGAGAGCCAGGTCAGGATTTCCCAGCCAGTCAATTCTCGGTAGATGCAGGGTCGAGAACAGCTGATTTATCAGCCCCTGTCGGGCAAAGAGAAACTTCCACAGGATGGAAACGGCGACACTGCCGCCGAGAATGGAAGGCATATAGTAGACTGTCCGGTAAAAGTTCACATACCTGATTTTCAGGTTGAGGACCATGGCAATAAAAAGAGCGAAGGCCAGTTTCGCCGGAACCGCGATAAAAACATAGATCAGCGTAACCTTCAGCGACTGCAGAAAGGTTTTGTCATCGCTAAAGATCTGAATGAAGTTCTGCAGGCCGACAAACTTCGGCGGTGTCAGAATCGAGAAGCGGGTGAAAGAGTATACCAGCGATGCTATAAACGGATAGAGCTGGAACGCCAGCATCCCGATAAGCCAGGGGCTGATATAGAGGAATGCAGCGTAATTATACCTCTTCCGTGCTTTCAGTTTTGCCGTTGCGGTATTCATGTTCAGAAATCCTTATAAAGCCCCCTCCCTTCCGGGAGGGGGGTACGATTCATTTCTTCTCGAATGGATAGAATTACAGCTGTGACAGAACCTTCTCCAGGTCCTCCATCATCTGAGTTGCAGCTTCCTCGGGAGTTAAAACCTTGTATCCGACCTGCTGTACGTAGTCTTTTACAATAGTCTCTATCTCTTTGTTCAAGCTGGGACCATTTTCCGGACCGCCGCTGTAGGGCAGTGCAAGATTGACTGCGGTAACGACATCGGTATCCAGTTCGTCTGCTGCAGCCAGAATATCCCGCGCCCTGGATGTCGGGGGAACACCGCGACAGTCTTTAAGGATATTGATGGCTTCTTCGGAATTGAAGAACCAGTCGATGAATTTAATCGCTTCTTCCTTGTTGGCTGATCTGCTGTTTACAGCCAGAAGCTGGGAAGGTGTAGTCTGCAGCCCGGGATTTACCGCATCCTCGGGAATCGGAAAACGGGCAACGGTCATGTCAAAGGTTGTTGCATTTTTTACAGTAGTATAAACGGATGCCCAGGATGAAATCATTCCGTAACTGCCGTTCAGCCAGTTGGGGATCTGGTCCCAGCCCTTGCCGTCATAGAGAACGGTCTCTTCCAAGGGTGCAAAGGCCCCCGACTCAAACGCGCCATCAATATATTCCAGAACCTCCACCAGGTCCTGCTTTTCAAATCCGAAACTGAGATCGTCTTTTATAAAATTGTTACCGGTTTTCTGTTTCAGCTGAATTTTTATGACATACCAGAAGTGCTGCGGCTGAAGCCCCATAAGGTACTTATCTTCACCCAGGGCCCTGACCTTGCCGCCATAATCAAGAATATCCTGCCAGGTCCAGGATTCCTTTACCGGAATACCCGCGTCCTTCAGGAGCGGTGAATTGAGGGTCAAGCCGAAGGCATTCAGTCCGGTTGGCAGCCCGAGGAGATAATCCCCGTGAGCACCATAGGCTCTGGTGAATTTCATATCGAAGCCGCTCATGTCGATCTTGTCCGTCAGCGTATTCATATCAACAAATACTTCACCCTGGGCAGCCAGGTCGTGGACCCATTTGTAATCGATCTGCACCACATCGGCGGCGGTCCCCCCGGCCAGCTGGGTAACCAGCTTCTGATAGTAGGAATCGAATCCGCCGTATTCGGCCTCGATTTTTACGTTGGGGTTCTTTGCCTCATAGGCTTCGATGGCAGCCAGTGTTGCCTTGTGCCGGGTATCGCCCCCCCACCAGGAGAACCGTAAGTTCACCTGGTCCGAAGATCCGTCGGCAGATTCACCCTGACCACCGGCGAAAACCAGCCCGGCGGACAGAACAATAACAGACAGTAAAAGTAGTTTTCTCATTTTCTCCTCCTTTAAGGATAAACAGTAGAAATACATGAAAAATGGTACCATCCTGCAGGAAATCACATAAGAGCCAATGCTTATGATTATGGTATGAAGAATTGGTACCCTCAAAACAGGAACCTTTGAAAAAGACACTTTTATTGCGAAAGGTTGCATTACTTAAGATCCGTTAACATAAACAGATTGCAGGTTTTTGAAAAGAGATGATAGTATTACCACCACGGCTTAGCAATGTATACCTTGTTGATAGTTGACGACGAATACGAGATACGCAACGGACTCTCCAACCTGTTCCCCTGGCACGAGACGGGCTTTCAGGTCCAGGCTGTCCGTGAGAACGGCCGGGAAGCTCTGGATTATATTATTGAGCATCCCGTGGATGTGGTGCTCTGCGACATCATGATGCCCGAACTGTCCGGAATAGAGCTGGCCAGAGAACTCCGGGACAGGCATCCCCGGATAAAGGTCGTCTTTTTAAGCGGTTACCGTGATTTTGAATACGCCCGCAAAGCCCTCTCCTACGGGGTCAGAAACTATATTGTCAAACCGACAAAATACTCTGAACTCAGCCACGTCTTCCATCAGTTGAGGGAAGAACTCGATGAAGAGCAGTCTTTATCCGGACCGCAGGGCCCGGATAAAACTGAAGCCGAAGCTCCTCAGGAAGGCGGCCTGCAGGAGCGGATCATAGCCAGGGTACGGAAATATATCGATACGAACTGTCACGATGCAAGCCTCGAGAAGGCCGCCGATCTGGTCCGTATGAATCCCCACTATCTGAGCAAACTTTACAAACAGGTTACGGGAGTAAATTTCTCCGATCACCTCCTGGGAGTAAAGATGGACAGGGCTGCGGAACTGCTGAGGGGCATCAACTACAGGACCCATGAAATCAGCCGAATGCTGGGCTATAGCTCCCCCAAGAGTTTTTCCCGGGCCTTCAAGCAGTACTATGGAATGAGCCCCAGGGAATTCCGGAACTCAAAACCTCCGGTTGAGTAATTCAAAAAGAGAAGGATTCTCCCATGGTGGAACACAAGCAGTCGCGCTTCTTTTTACGAAATTTTGCCCTTTTTCTACTGCCGGTTTTCGTATCTCTTATGCTGCTGGGATCCATATCGATTGCCATAACCCAGAAATTCGTACGGGAAGAGATTGACCGGAAGGACAGTATTCTGCTCGGTCAGATCATGGCGGCGATTGAAGTAATGCTCAATGAGATGGATTCCCTGAATCTGAATTTCGGGACCAATCCGGAGATCAACTTCGGCTTGAAGCGCATCCTCAGAAGCGATCCCTACAGCCTGACAAATACGGAAATAGACAAACTCTCCATGATCAGAAACTTTATCGACGCCCCGGCGAACTCCCGCCCCTATATTCATTCCATTTACGTATACATGAACAACAATTACGGCCGGCTTCTGACTACAACGGAGGGCCTCACATCCCTGGATACCTTTTTCGACACTCAGTGGTTTGTACGTTTCCAGACCTCCCCTGCCGAATCCCTTATGTGGACGGAGGTTCGGAACATTCGTCAATACGCCTTTGAACGGGAATCGAAAAGAATTCTGAGCATATACCGCAGGCTCTTTTCGTCGGGGGTAGCCCGGACCGACGGGGTGATTGTTCTCAACATTAACGCCGCATATATCGAAAACCTTCTGAGTTCCCTGCGAATATACCCTGAGCAGCGTCTTTTAATCAGTGACGGCGAGGGAAACGTCCTTTTCGGGAATCCTCCGGAGGGATTTTCCGCCAAAGCCATTGTTTCAGACACGGAAAATTCCTACTCCGTATCCCGGCTCGAATCCCGGCGTTACGGCTGGAACTACATCTCCGTAGTACCCACGGAGATTATCTACGACATCCCGTCCCGCCTGAGCCTGATAACCTTCGGCGTATTCGTTTTATCAGCACTGATGGGACTGACAATAACCTACGTGCTTACCCGACGAAATTACCGCAATATCCAGAATATTATCTCCATTATCGATTCTGCGGAGAACGACCAGCCCCTTCCGCCCGGGCCCTCCGGGGTACATGACGAATACGGGTATATCGTCCAGAACCTGCTTAAAACCTTCATCGAACGCAGCTACCTGAAGGTCCAGCTCTCCGAAAGAATGTACCGAACCCGGACTATCGAGCTCCTGGCCCTGCAGTCCCAGATGAACCCCCACTTTCTCTTCAATACCCTGGAAACCATCAACTGGAAGATCCTGGGCTTTACCGGAAAACCCAACGAAGCAAACGAAATGATTACCAACCTCTCGGACGTTCTGCAGTACTCCCTGAGGGGGGATCAGCGGGAGGTCTCCCTGGAGGAAGAGATCGAAAACACCAGAAGTTACATCGCCATACAGAAAGTCCGCTACCGGGACAAATTCGAGGTTATCTGGGACTGGGACGAAGAACTCCTTGAGTGCGGAGTCATGAAACTTCTTTTACAGCCTCTGGTGGAAAACTCCATATACCACGGTATTAAAACCATCAAGGGTTCCGCCGCAATCTTTATAACAATCCGTTCGGCAGGAGAAACCCTGGAGCTTACGGTTCGGGATACCGGTAAAGGCATGTCTCCGGAGGACCTGGAGAAAATCCGGGATTCAATAAAGGAAGAGCGGGAAGAAAAGGACCTCTCGCACCATATCGGTCTGTATAACACCAACAAACGGCTGAAGCTGCTTTACGGAAAGGAATATGGCCTGTTCATTGACAGCCTGCCGGGAAAGGGAACCACAGCAACGGCAGTTCTGCCCCTGCATATTTCCTAGTTCACTCCTGC from Marispirochaeta aestuarii encodes:
- a CDS encoding ABC transporter substrate-binding protein; translated protein: MRKLLLLSVIVLSAGLVFAGGQGESADGSSDQVNLRFSWWGGDTRHKATLAAIEAYEAKNPNVKIEAEYGGFDSYYQKLVTQLAGGTAADVVQIDYKWVHDLAAQGEVFVDMNTLTDKIDMSGFDMKFTRAYGAHGDYLLGLPTGLNAFGLTLNSPLLKDAGIPVKESWTWQDILDYGGKVRALGEDKYLMGLQPQHFWYVIKIQLKQKTGNNFIKDDLSFGFEKQDLVEVLEYIDGAFESGAFAPLEETVLYDGKGWDQIPNWLNGSYGMISSWASVYTTVKNATTFDMTVARFPIPEDAVNPGLQTTPSQLLAVNSRSANKEEAIKFIDWFFNSEEAINILKDCRGVPPTSRARDILAAADELDTDVVTAVNLALPYSGGPENGPSLNKEIETIVKDYVQQVGYKVLTPEEAATQMMEDLEKVLSQL
- the cmoA gene encoding carboxy-S-adenosyl-L-methionine synthase CmoA, with product MPRDRIFDTPMPGVAPFVFNSEVARVFDDMADRSIPWYRQVEQMSASLSAEFYQAGSILYDLGCSTATGTILAAEALKAKGFDSVSLVGVDNSPAMCQRAREKLEEMYGEDSPVVIRNESIEDTSLDKASVILMNYTLQFVSPLKREALVRKIYESLEHNGILIVSDKTTQSHTDMSRIFIDKYYDFKRANGYSELEISQKREALENVLIPYSVQEEEALFFDTGFASVDRFFCWYNFSSFICLKR
- a CDS encoding SDR family NAD(P)-dependent oxidoreductase, whose amino-acid sequence is MKNYSRFTGKTALVSGAGSGIGRSCALRLAAEGCKVAAADVSEEALAETVAEIKNAGGDAFALKVNLASVDEIYSAVAKAVEELKSIDILVNTAGVVQSKWFLDVTEKDWDFVIDINQKGAAFLMQAVAKEMVKRVPEDLVGKTKAGQCFGKIVNFSSISGRSGRPLQIHYASSKAAVISLTQSVALALAPYSINVNAVSPSVVDTPMWRRNVQDKISSVGEEKAQAEVDRLIGKIPLLRPGLPDEMADAVLFLCSEESNYMTGQTLNVDGGFEMN
- a CDS encoding carbohydrate ABC transporter permease, encoding MRVDIKQNKIAAYIFLSLLGLVMVYPLLWLFASSFRTNQEIFTSLGLIPGELVTDAYARGWQGSGQYSYGTFFINTFLMVIPTVLGTIVSSALVGYGFARFRFPFKKLLFILMISQLMLPNAVIIIPRYILFRSLGWLNTYLPFIVPAMFATYSFFIFMMVQFIRGIPKELDESAYIDGCNSFTIFTRIMAPLLKPALFSAGIFQFIWRWNDFLNPLIYINSVKKYPLSLALRMSMDITDAISWNQLMAMSLLTMIPPILIFFFAQRYFVEGITTTGLKG
- a CDS encoding cache domain-containing sensor histidine kinase is translated as MVEHKQSRFFLRNFALFLLPVFVSLMLLGSISIAITQKFVREEIDRKDSILLGQIMAAIEVMLNEMDSLNLNFGTNPEINFGLKRILRSDPYSLTNTEIDKLSMIRNFIDAPANSRPYIHSIYVYMNNNYGRLLTTTEGLTSLDTFFDTQWFVRFQTSPAESLMWTEVRNIRQYAFERESKRILSIYRRLFSSGVARTDGVIVLNINAAYIENLLSSLRIYPEQRLLISDGEGNVLFGNPPEGFSAKAIVSDTENSYSVSRLESRRYGWNYISVVPTEIIYDIPSRLSLITFGVFVLSALMGLTITYVLTRRNYRNIQNIISIIDSAENDQPLPPGPSGVHDEYGYIVQNLLKTFIERSYLKVQLSERMYRTRTIELLALQSQMNPHFLFNTLETINWKILGFTGKPNEANEMITNLSDVLQYSLRGDQREVSLEEEIENTRSYIAIQKVRYRDKFEVIWDWDEELLECGVMKLLLQPLVENSIYHGIKTIKGSAAIFITIRSAGETLELTVRDTGKGMSPEDLEKIRDSIKEEREEKDLSHHIGLYNTNKRLKLLYGKEYGLFIDSLPGKGTTATAVLPLHIS
- a CDS encoding carbohydrate ABC transporter permease translates to MNTATAKLKARKRYNYAAFLYISPWLIGMLAFQLYPFIASLVYSFTRFSILTPPKFVGLQNFIQIFSDDKTFLQSLKVTLIYVFIAVPAKLAFALFIAMVLNLKIRYVNFYRTVYYMPSILGGSVAVSILWKFLFARQGLINQLFSTLHLPRIDWLGNPDLALYTISLLTVWQFGSSMVIFLAGLKQIPRDLYDAATVDGSGRIRTFMNITLPLITPMIFFNLIMQMVNAFQQFTPAFVITNGGPMKATYLYGLMIYENAFNFFKMGYASALSWILFAIMMAFTAMVFKSSPYWTHYEDGEN
- a CDS encoding response regulator transcription factor, which produces MYTLLIVDDEYEIRNGLSNLFPWHETGFQVQAVRENGREALDYIIEHPVDVVLCDIMMPELSGIELARELRDRHPRIKVVFLSGYRDFEYARKALSYGVRNYIVKPTKYSELSHVFHQLREELDEEQSLSGPQGPDKTEAEAPQEGGLQERIIARVRKYIDTNCHDASLEKAADLVRMNPHYLSKLYKQVTGVNFSDHLLGVKMDRAAELLRGINYRTHEISRMLGYSSPKSFSRAFKQYYGMSPREFRNSKPPVE
- the cmoB gene encoding tRNA 5-methoxyuridine(34)/uridine 5-oxyacetic acid(34) synthase CmoB, whose product is MVSVDFSREYLDQWAEDRLSLPRENAEKVAALRESMSSQLNRPYNRRWWRNAVRLPVFSTDDFGIRDGVVCFGEDLSPDPGEKRVLRGALEDLKSWRKGPFSYAGIEVDAEWRSDIKWRRVMELANPDIRGCRVADVGCNNLYYMYRMLEHDPSLVIGCEPVERYFFYYYLNRKFYRDRRLAFELFGVDDLALYGPFFDLVFFMGVLYHRRHPLMALENLAAAMQPGAHLVIETAGIPGGDESCLFPGKRYMKAPGWWFLPTVKALKNMLERSGFEKVRIHEAFSMTHTEQRKTEWVDTQSLESFLDPEDPGRTVEGYPAPLRIYASAYRRL